Proteins encoded within one genomic window of Macaca fascicularis isolate 582-1 chromosome 16, T2T-MFA8v1.1:
- the LOC102133354 gene encoding leucine-rich repeat-containing protein 37A3-like isoform X4, producing MGHEHLRVARMTPAQCAALACVMFWLRFWGPWPLLTWQLLCLLVKETQPLEWVKDPLQLTSNPLGPPEPRSSRSSHLPWESPHAPTPPADLGDFDYLGPSASSQMSALPQESTENLVPFLDTDSAEELPLGPEQFSAAHQDLNDKLTPEERLPEVVPLLDGDQNQTLVQLPRLKSKVPTADLDRAAGHQADEILVPLDSKISKPTTFIVSPKNLKKDLAERWSLAEIVGIPHRLSKPQREKQTLQDEYSSMDTLYPGSLPPELRVNSDEPPGPPERVGLSQFHLEPETQNPETLEHIQSSLLQQEAPGQLPQLPEEEEPSSTQQEAPALPPASSMESLTLPNREVTVQPPGEDQAHYNLPSITVKPADVEVPMTPEAENETESSEVQQESPGQPPEEVEPSATQQEPPTEPPGPPMELELSPSEQEQPAQPSESSGEVESSPAQQETPAQPPEEMEPSAIQEEALTELPGPPIEAELSPSEQEQPAQPSESSGEVESSPAQQEAPAQPSEHHEVTVSPPGHHQTQHSDFPNVSVKPPDTQLTIATEPSAEVGTSPVLQEATAQLSGPGNDVEPPTIQHGGPPLPPESLEEAGPSAIQQTSVQSPEPVNNENPSPTQQEAAAEHPQTAEEGESSLTQQEAPAQTPELPNVVVAQPPEHHEVAISPLSHDQVQLPTLHHVTVNPVDHVVTMTPDFINQVAMLTQQGAPAQPVMSPEQFQHLKDQQDIITQQLNRPENYELPPVHKEPTTQPPTQLSSNFESSLNDEAIGSPLYMSHLDVDTGLTRPTAVTMRVQPSPVQQDNPPVPTEQADFSLAQPDLPSPLLHPPEKTESPVQQEATAQIPDSPKEAEPSPVQQEFPAEPPKPPKEVDPSATHQEASGPPLKSTEEISPPLQQEIPVQPSEPPEMVELSPVLQQAPTQLLERPKEVESSPVQQAVPAQSSDPPMVIEPSLTQQMAPSLSPEFPQEVEPSLTQQEVPAQIPEPPVEAEPSLTQQEATVQAPEPPKEVEPSRQQMVPVQLPEPSKEVAAQPLAHDEVTGPTPGQDQAQHSTLPSVTVQSLDLGLTIVPEPTMEVEYSTPLKKTIVPAKHLKVTLPHPDQVQTQHSHLTQATVQPLDLGFTITPESTTEVELSPTVQETPTQPPKKVVPQLLVYQEVTIPTPGQDEAQHPMSSSVTVQPLDLRFTITPQPTTEVGHSTPLKKTLVPPKHPKVTLPHPDQVQTQHSHLTQATVQPLDLGLTSTPEPSTEVEPSTALTTTAPPPEHPEVTLPPSDKGQAQHSYLTQATVQSLDLGFIITLEPTKEVELSTALTTTAPPPEHPEVTLPPSDKGQAQHSHLTQVTVQPLALELTITTEPTTEVKPSPTTEETSTQPPDPGLAVTPEPTTETGHSAALETTTAPRPDQVQTLHRKLTEVRDPHTELEPTQDSLVQPESHAQNKALTASEEQKASTTTNICELCTCGDKTLSCIDLSPKQRLRQVPVPEPNTYNGTFTILNFQGNYISYIDGNVWKAYSWTEKLDLSCNKIQSIERRTFEPLPFLQFINLGCNLLTELSFGTFQAWHGMQFLHKLILNRNPLTAVEDPYLFELPALKYLDMGTTQVPLATLKNILTMTVELEKLILPSHMACCLCQFKNSIEAVCKTVKLHCNSACLTNTIHCPEELSVGNPEGAFMKVLQARKKHTSTELTIEPEVPSDRSGINFSGFGSEQLDTNDENEVISALSYILPYFSAGNLDAESILLPFTKLLFANVQDRDRPLSILKNNTNSPSLQPASNNSTYENKLRKLYLLEKTLNAEKQEKINEVKRDEKTAMLMQSSLLGNKFKRQLFEKKLETVQPQENSLAKIQSVGNNLQRVNRVLTGPRSIQKRHFKEVGKQSTRREEGAQAFVESAAQEKRLGSPVSRELEQPHTEQGREKLAGNTVYTKPSFTQERKAAVSSVLKPFSMGEPSASTPAKALPEVRDRSKDLTHAIFILENAKARVKTMKAAKPSRKKHRFHKTGSRVAHRTPKAKMIRKLRKEGYLDRLMLANRPLLSAAKSLINSQGAFSSLGDLSLQQNPFLEVFAPSERFIENTNVKDTAARNAFEENVFMENTTMPEGTISENTTYNPPPEADSAGTAFNLGPTGKQTETKWEYNNVGTDLSPEPKSFNYPLLSSPGDQFEIQLTEQLRSLIPSEDVRRFISHVIWTLKTDCSDTHVQLTCAKLISRTGLLMKLLSEQQEVKASKAEWDTEQWKTENYINESMEAQSEQKEQRLSELTKEVPGYGYNNKLILAICVTVTLIILITIFCLIEIHSKKRRASKEDNLSPS from the exons ATGGGGCATGAGCATCTTAGGGTTGCCAGAATGACTCCCGCTCAGTGCGCAGCACTCGCGTGTGTCATGTTCTGGCTGCGTTTCTGGGGCCCATGGCCCCTCCTCACGTGGCAACTATTGTGTCTACTAGTCAAGGAgactcagcctctggagtgggTCAAGGACCCGCTCCAGCTGACCTCTAACCCCCTGGGGCCGCCTGAGCCCCGGTCTTCCCGCTCCTCCCATCTCCCATGGGAATCTCCCCATGCGCCCACTCCCCCGGCAGACCTGGGGGACTTTGATTACCTGGGGCCCTCTGCTTCCTCGCAGATGTCAGCCCTGCCCCAGGAATCGACTGAAAATTTGGTTCCATTCCTGGACACGGATTCAGCTGAAGAGCTGCCCCTGGGGCCAGAGCAGTTCTCCGCTGCACACCAGGATTTAAATGACAAGCTGACTCCGGAAGAAAGGCTCCCAGAGGTGGTCCCACTGCTGGACGGGGATCAGAATCAGACCCTAGTTCAGCTTCCTCGTCTCAAAAGTAAGGTTCCAACTGCAGATCTAGATCGGGCTGCAGGTCATCAGGCAGATGAAATACTTGTTCCGCTAGACAGTAAGATTTCAAAACCAACCACATTTATTGTTTCGCCCAAGAACCTGAAGAAAGATCTAGCTGAGCGTTGGAGCCTTGCTGAGATTGTTGGAATTCCACACCGATTATCCAAACCTCAGCGTGAGAAACAGACTTTGCAGGATGAATATTCGAGTATGGACACACTGTATCCCGGCAGCCTGCCTCCAGAACTCCGGGTGAACTCAGATGAGCCTCCAGGGCCCCCTGAGCGAGTTGGACTTTCTCAATTCCATCTAGAGCCGGAAACTCAAAATCCAGAGACCCTTGAACACATCCAATCCTCTTTACTCCAGCAAGAAGCCCCAGGGCAGCTTCCACAGCTCCCTGAGGAGGAAGAACCTTCTTCCACCCAGCAGGaggccccagctctgcctccagcATCCTCTATGGAGAGTCTAACTCTACCGAATCGTGAGGTGACAGTTCAGCCTCCAGGTGAGGATCAAGCTCATTATAACTTGCCTAGCATTACAGTTAAACCCGCAGATGTGGAGGTTCCCATGACTCCAGAGGCTGAAAATGAGACAGAATCTTCCGAAGTCCAGCAGGAGTCCCCAGGTCAGCCTCCAGAGGAGGTGGAACCTTCTGCAACCCAACAGGAGCCCCCAACTGAGCCTCCAGGTCCTCCTATGGAGCTTGAACTTTCCCCTAGTGAGCAGGAGCAGCCAGCTCAGCCTTCGGAGTCTTCTGGGGAGGTTGAATCTTCTCCAGCCCAGCAGGAGaccccagctcagcctccagaagAGATGGAGCCATCTGCAATCCAAGAGGAGGCCCTAACTGAGCTTCCAGGTCCTCCTATAGAGGCTGAACTTTCCCCCAGTGAGCAGGAGCAGccagctcagccttctgagtctTCTGGGGAGGTGGAGTCTTCTCCAGCCCAGCAGGAGGCCCCAGCTCAGCCCTCAGAACATCATGAAGTCACAGTTTCACCTCCTGGTCACCATCAAACTCAGCATTCAGATTTTCCCAATGTCTCTGTTAAGCCTCCAGACACGCAGCTCACCATAGCAACAGAGCCTAGTGCAGAGGTGGGAACTTCTCCAGTCCTCCAGGAGGCTACAGCTCAGCTCTCAGGGCCAGGTAATGATGTAGAACCTCCCACCATCCAGCACGGgggcccacctctgcctccagagtcaCTGGAAGAGGCTGGACCTTCAGCAATTCAACAGACTTCAGTTCAATCTCCGGAACCTGTTAATAATGAGAACCCCTCTCCAACCCAGCAGGAGGCTGCAGCTGAGCATCCACAGACCGCTGAGGAGGGTGAGTCTTCTCTAACCCAGCAGGAGGCCCCAGCTCAGACTCCAGAGCTCCCTAATGTAGTTGTAGCTCAACCTCCAGAGCATCATGAGGTAGCAATTTCCCCTCTAAGTCATGATCAAGTTCAGCTTCCAACATTGCACCATGTCACTGTTAATCCTGTGGATCACGTGGTTACCATGACTCCAGATTTCATTAATCAGGTTGCAATGTTAACCCAACAGGGGGCCCCAGCTCAACCCGTAATGTCCCCTGAGCAGTTTCAACATTTGAAAGACCAGCAAGACATTATAACTCAGCAGCTAAATAGACCTGAAAATTATGAACTTCCTCCAGTCCATAAAGAGCCCACAACTCAGCCTCCAACTCAGCTCTCGTCAAACTTTGAAAGTTCACTGAATGATGAAGCAATAGGTTCACCTCTATATATGTCACATCTAGATGTAGATACGGGGCTTACCAGACCTACAGCAGTCACTATGCGGGTACAACCTTCTCCAGTCCAGCAGGACAATCCTCCTGTTCCCACTGAGCAGGCTGACTTTTCTCTAGCCCAGCCTGACCTCCCTTCCCCACTTCTGCATCCTCCTGAAAAGACTGAATCTCCAGTCCAGCAAGAGGCCACAGCTCAGATTCCAGATTCCCCTAAGGAGGCAGAACCTTCTCCAGTCCAGCAAGAGTTCCCAGCTGAGCCACCAAAGCCCCCTAAGGAGGTTGACCCATCTGCAACCCATCAGGAAGCCTCAGGTCCTCCTCTGAAGTCCACTGAAGAGATCAGTCCTCCACTGCAGCAGGAGATACCAGTTCAGCCATCAGAGCCACCTGAGATGGTCGAGCTATCTCCAGTCCTACAGCAGGCCCCAACTCAACTTTTAGAGCGACCTAAAGAGGTAGAATCCTCTCCAGTACAGCAGGCAGTCCCTGCTCAGTCTTCAGACCCCCCTATGGTGATAGAACCCTCTCTGACCCAGCAGATGGCCCCGTCTTTATCTCCAGAGTTCCCTCAGGAGGTGGAACCATCTCTAACTCAGCAGGAGGTTCCAGCTCAGATTCCAGAGCCCCCTGTGGAGGCAGAACCTTCTCTGACCCAGCAGGAGGCCACAGTTCAGGCTCCAGAGCCCCCTAAGGAGGTAGAACCTTCAAGACAGCAAATGGTCCCAGTGCAGCTTCCAGAGCCGTCTAAGGAGGTTGCAGCTCAACCTCTAGCTCATGATGAGGTGACAGGCCCAACACCAGGTCAGGATCAAGCTCAGCATTCAACATTGCCCAGTGTCACAGTTCAGTCTTTGGACCTGGGACTTACCATTGTTCCAGAACCCACTATGGAGGTTGAATATTCTACACCCCTGAAGAAGACTATAGTTCCTGCAAAGCACCTTAAGGTGACACTTCCACATCCAGACCAGGTTCAGACTCAGCATTCACACCTGACTCAAGCCACAGTTCAACCTTTGGACCTAGGGTTTACCATCACTCCAGAATCCACGACAGAGGTTGAACTTTCTCCAACCGTGCAGGAGaccccaactcagcctcctaagaaagTTGTACCCCAACTTCTAGTATATCAAGAGGTTACAATTCCAACACCAGGTCAGGATGAAGCTCAGCATCCAATGTCATCCAGCGTCACAGTTCAACCTTTGGACCTGAGATTTACCATCACTCCACAACCCACTACGGAGGTTGGACATTCTACACCCCTGAAGAAGACTCTAGTTCCTCCAAAGCACCCTAAGGTGACACTTCCACATCCAGACCAGGTTCAGACTCAGCATTCACACCTGACTCAAGCCACAGTTCAACCTTTGGACCTGGGGCTTACCAGCACTCCAGAGCCCAGTACGGAGGTTGAACCTTCTACAGCCCTGACAACTACAGCTCCTCCTCCAGAACACCCTGAGGTGACACTTCCACCTTCAGACAAGGGTCAGGCTCAGCATTCATACCTGACTCAAGCCACAGTTCAATCTTTGGATCTGGGGTTTATCATCACTCTGGAACCCACTAAAGAGGTTGAACTTTCTACAGCCCTGACGACTACAGCTCCTCCTCCAGAACACCCTGAGGTGACACTTCCACCTTCAGACAAGGGTCAGGCTCAGCATTCACACCTGACTCAAGTCACAGTTCAACCTCTAGCCCTGGAGCTTACCATAACTACAGAACCTACTACAGAGGTTAAACCATCTCCAACCACAGAGGAGACCTCAACTCAGCCTCCAGACCCGGGGCTTGCTGTAACTCCAGAGCCCACTACAGAGACTGGACATTCTGCAGCCCTGGAGACGACTACAGCTCCTCGTCCAGACCAGGTTCAGACTCTGCATCGAAAACTGACTGAAGTCAGAGATCCACATACTGAACTAGAACCTACTCAGGACTCACTGGTGCAGCCTGAAAGTCACGCCCAAAATAAGGCTTTAACTGCATCAGAGGAACAGAAGGCCTCCACAACCACCAACATATGTGAACTCTGTACCTGTGGAGATAAGACGCTGTCGTGTATTGATCTCAGCCCAAAGCAGAGGCTCCGCCAAGTGCCTGTGCCAGAGCCCAACACCTACAATGGCACCTTCACCATCTT aaatttCCAAGGAAACTATATTTCATACATTGATGGAAATGTATGGAAAGCATACAGTTGGACCGAGAAACT agaTTTATCCTGCAATAAAATACAGTCTATTGAAAGACGTACATTTGAACCACTACCATTTTTGCAGTTTAT aaatcttGGTTGCAATTTACTCACAGAACTGAGCTTTGGAACATTTCAGGCCTGGCACGGAATGCAGTTTTTACACAAGTT AATTCTCAATCGCAATCCTCTGACAGCTGTTGAAGATCCATATCTCTTTGAACTGCCggcattaaaatattt AGACATGGGAACAACGCAAGTTCCACTTGCAACACTTAAGAACATTCTCACGATGACTGTTGAATTGGAAAAAct GATCTTACCTAGCCATATGGCCTGCTGCCTCTGCCAATTTAAAAACAGCATTGAGGCTGTGTGCAAGACAGTCAAGCTGCATTGCAACAGTGCATGTCTGACAAACACCATACATTGTC CTGAAGAACTGTCTGTAGGGAATCCAGAAGGAGCGTTCATGAAGGTGTTACAAGCCCGGAAGAAGCACACGAGCACTGAGCTGACTATTGAGCCGGAGGTGCCCTCAGACAGGAGTGGCATCAACTTCTCCGGCTTTGGGAGTGAGCAGCTAGACACCAATGACGAGAATGAAGTTATCAGTGCACTAAGTTACATCTTGCCTTATTTCTCAGCAGGAAATCTAGATGCGGAATCAATATTGTTACCGTTCACTAAACTGCTTTTTGCAAATGTGCAAGATCGCGATAGGCCCCTgagtattttgaaaaacaatacaaacagCCCTTCTCTTCAACCTGCATCCAACAACTCaacttatgaaaataaattgagaaagCTATATTTGCTAGAAAAGACACTAAAtgcagaaaaacaagaaaaaatcaatgaagttaAAAGGGACGAAAAAACTGCCATGCTTATGCAGTCCAGCCTTCTAGGTAACAAATTTAAACGccaattatttgaaaagaaattagaaactgTCCAACCACAGGAAAACAGCCTGGCAAAGATTCAAAGTGTAGGCAACAACCTGCAGAGAGTGAACAGAGTCCTCACGGGCCCAAGGAGCATCCAGAAAAGGCACTTCAAAGAGGTGGGAAAGCAGAGCACCAGGAGGGAAGAGGGTGCGCAGGCATTTGTGGAGAGCGCTGCCCAAGAAAAAAGGCTCGGGAGCCCGGTCTCAAGGGAGCTGGAACAGCCTCACACAGAGCAGGGGCGTGAGAAGTTAGCGGGAAACACCGTCTACACCAAGCCTTCGTTCACCCAAGAGCGTAAGGCGGCAGTCTCCTCTGTGCTGAAACCCTTCTCCATGGGCGAGCCTTCTGCCTCCACCCCTGCAAAAGCCCTACCTGAGGTCAGAGACAGATCGAAAGACTTAACCCACgccattttcattttagaaaatgcaaaggCTAGAGTTAAAACAATGAAAGCTGCTAAACCTTCCAGAAAAAAACACCGCTTTCATAAAACTGGCTCCCGTGTGGCCCACAGAACACCCAAGGCCAAAATGATTAGGAAGTTGAGAAAGGAAGGTTATCTCGATAGACTGATGCTCGCAAACAGGCCGCTGTTGTCTGCAGCAAAGAGCCTCATAAATTCACAAGGGGCTTTTTCATCCTTAGGAGACCTGAGTCTTCAACAAAACCCTTTTCTGGAAGTATTTGCTCCTTCAGAACGTTTTATAGAAAACACTAATGTAAAAGACACAGCTGCAAGAAATGCCTTTGAAGAAAACGTTTTTATGGAAAACACTACTATGCCAGAAGGTACCATCTCTGAAAACACAACCTACAATCCTCCTCCTGAGGCAGATTCCGCTGGGACTGCGTTCAACTTAGGGCCAACTGGTAAACAAACTGAGACAAAATGGGAATACAACAACGTGGGCACTGACCTGTCCCCCGAGCCCAAAAGCTTCAATTACCCGTTGCTCTCATCCCCAGGTGATCAGTTTGAAATTCAGCTAACCGAGCAGCTACGGTCACTCATCCCCAGCGAGGATGTGAGAAGGTTCATTTCTCATGTTATCTGGACCTTGAAGACGGACTGCTCTGACACCCATGTGCAACTGACCTGTGCCAAGCTCATCTCCAGGACAGGCCTCCTGATGAAGCTTCTCAGTGAGCAGCAGGAAGTAAAGGCGTCCAAGGCAGAATGGGATACGGAACAGTGGAAAACTGAGAACTATATTAATGAGAGCATGGAAGCCCAGAGTGAACAGAAAGAGCAGAGGTTGAGTGAG ctcACAAAAGAAGTTCCAGGATATGGCTATAACAACAAACTGATCTTGGCAATATGTGTGACTGTAACACTGATTATTTTGATTACAATTTTCTGCCTCATTGAG ATTCATTCAAAGAAGAGAAGGGCATCAAaggaagataacttgagcccaagCTAA